The DNA segment CATATTTTGTGATTCAAAACATGGAGTTATCGAATCGAAAGAAATTAATTTTAATGTCTTTTAGTATTGTTTTTATCTTCTTAATCGGTTTGAGTCGTATCGTTCTATACGTACATTACCCTACAGATGTCATAGCTGGTTATGCTGCTGGGATTATCTTAGTAATCATTTTTATTAGATGGTACCACTGGCTGAAGAATTTAACTTGAGATATTAGGTTTACATAGAGACAGAATAAATGACCTGTTCTATAAATGATGAGAGAAGGTATCAAAAAACTTCTTATATAGTTAGTTCACTTTAAAACAGTATAAGTCGCGACGTAAGATGGACGAGGGAAGATTGAGGTTTTATCAATCCCTTCGTAAATTTTCTTTTGATTAGATGTTTTTGATTTTATCCAAGTATTATAATCTGTCTCACGTTGCCATAAGGTGAAAATGATGTACGTATCTCTTTTTGTAGGACGAAGGAGTCGAATAGCTTGTAACCCTTTTTCTTGTTCAATTAACTGAGCTTGGTAGCGATAACGATCTTCAAATAGAGCTCTCCCTTCTTCACGAACAGGGATGTTGTTCAATACGGCAAAATTTCCTGTTGTTAGCTTTCCTGAACCGTTAATTACTTGATAGGATTTAGGTTCATTAAAAAATGATTTGCCATCCGTTTCATGAAGTAATACTGAAGAGTTTAAATTAGACATTAAAAGTAATCTTTGTTTTCTGTGTGAGTTTTTTAAGGAAGCGAGGTAATCTTCTGTTCCGAATGTGATATGGATGTTCATATTATGCAATCCTTTCATTGAAAATTTTAATAAGAAAATGGAGAAGTGTCACTACGTGCATTTGACTTATTGTACGCATTGTTACACTTTCTAATTTTCTATGGTAGACTGAATAAGGTTAAATAGAATTAAGCAGAAGGATTGAGGGTATGGAGCAGTTTCTTGCATTTCCAATTGAATTAATTCCTTATCTAATCGTGACATTGATGATTGCATTTACCGTTCATGAATTTGCTCATGCATATGTTGCATATTTACTTGGAGAT comes from the Bacillus solimangrovi genome and includes:
- a CDS encoding antibiotic biosynthesis monooxygenase family protein; protein product: MNIHITFGTEDYLASLKNSHRKQRLLLMSNLNSSVLLHETDGKSFFNEPKSYQVINGSGKLTTGNFAVLNNIPVREEGRALFEDRYRYQAQLIEQEKGLQAIRLLRPTKRDTYIIFTLWQRETDYNTWIKSKTSNQKKIYEGIDKTSIFPRPSYVATYTVLK